A genomic window from Planctomycetota bacterium includes:
- a CDS encoding PEP-CTERM sorting domain-containing protein, which produces MRSRWSGLALLALLSLGIACQAWGAVITWTSGSTTNDNWSDGANWGGGTPPGAADTALFDQTATGSVGGFPGITGNNVVDVTFAPIQKLTYGAVGAVLTDHYTTINPGVTLRVDGDGTAGSNGGLTLADFNVGNDLTSYSGTKTVNVTFTGAGTLQIGATGANTADIAIGHRSSAAAGGGGVAANVNMAALATFIANVDEFAVGFSGYDGPVNATVLLAASNTLNANTINIADSYNNGGNTSTVRLGQTNAINADTIYVGHRKSAGNLNFNTGLTNPTVTIRDLSGIGRAELLIGDNDADTGTTPTSIFDTTLGTVDALLDTVIIGRHNRGAGHSIGEFRMTLGTVSANSVLLADPSSGGTSTNPYNTQGIITMTSPTVGGGIFTVLGDVTDGGGVSSLNIYGGTMVIAGSATADNIRVGQNGLTGSLTINGTAVTSGEATRRSEIYVGRRTAETAAHSIGTLDLRNADSFTAYLNILGLGIGPATATAQGQAGGEMWLADLNYINATAITLAHSVSVGLGAQHSKLHLGANNTILTDTFTIGGSKGQGTVDFMAPGSVLNLGTSGQRADVFVANQTVGTGGGSTGTLDLRNGTFNAWIDEWVIASKPNDATGTTTGTVWMSDGLVDANSIVLARRTQAGTGGTINGIFNFLGGYITAGTITKSPVNVNKAGETVAFNWLGGKLNVGTFGNAVQAFNLLNTGTGILSPAGPGVVGTTTVYGNYVQGAGAEFEIDVMGLLAGQYDVLNVLGVGTVDGLLNLHFPSGYMPMVGDYFDVMFATGGITNLGVDAYSNVGLFEARVVPGPSGGEFLRLTFVPEPATLAVLGLGALAIARRRRHQAR; this is translated from the coding sequence ATGCGCAGCAGATGGTCTGGGTTGGCTCTCCTCGCCCTTCTCTCTCTGGGCATTGCGTGCCAGGCATGGGGAGCCGTGATCACGTGGACGTCGGGCTCCACGACCAATGACAACTGGAGCGATGGCGCCAACTGGGGCGGCGGCACGCCTCCCGGAGCGGCCGACACGGCGCTCTTCGACCAGACGGCCACCGGCTCCGTAGGCGGCTTCCCAGGCATCACCGGCAACAACGTGGTGGACGTCACCTTCGCTCCCATCCAGAAGCTCACCTACGGCGCGGTGGGAGCCGTGCTCACCGACCACTACACTACGATCAACCCAGGCGTCACCCTGCGCGTGGATGGCGACGGCACGGCAGGGTCAAACGGCGGCCTGACCCTGGCCGATTTCAATGTCGGCAACGACCTCACCAGTTACTCGGGCACCAAGACGGTCAACGTCACGTTCACTGGCGCGGGCACGCTCCAGATCGGCGCCACGGGCGCCAACACCGCCGACATCGCCATCGGCCACCGCTCCAGCGCCGCCGCGGGCGGCGGCGGCGTGGCCGCCAACGTCAACATGGCCGCCTTGGCCACCTTCATCGCCAATGTGGACGAGTTCGCCGTGGGCTTCAGCGGGTACGACGGCCCGGTCAACGCCACAGTGCTCCTCGCCGCCTCGAACACCCTCAATGCCAACACCATCAACATCGCCGACTCCTACAACAACGGCGGCAACACCTCTACCGTGCGCCTCGGCCAAACCAACGCCATCAACGCCGACACCATCTACGTCGGCCACAGGAAGTCCGCCGGCAACCTCAACTTCAACACCGGCCTGACCAATCCCACGGTCACCATCCGCGACCTATCGGGCATCGGACGGGCCGAGCTCCTCATCGGCGACAACGATGCCGACACCGGCACCACGCCCACCTCCATCTTCGACACCACCCTGGGCACGGTGGATGCCTTGCTGGACACCGTGATCATCGGCCGACACAACCGCGGCGCGGGACACAGCATCGGCGAGTTTCGCATGACGCTGGGCACCGTGAGCGCCAACAGCGTGCTCCTGGCCGACCCCAGCTCCGGCGGCACGAGCACCAATCCCTATAACACCCAGGGCATCATCACCATGACCAGTCCCACCGTGGGGGGCGGCATCTTCACCGTGCTGGGCGACGTGACCGATGGCGGCGGCGTGAGCAGTCTGAACATCTATGGCGGCACGATGGTGATCGCCGGCTCGGCCACGGCCGACAACATCCGCGTCGGCCAGAACGGCCTCACCGGCTCCCTCACGATCAACGGCACGGCCGTGACCTCGGGCGAGGCTACGAGGCGGTCCGAAATCTATGTCGGCCGTCGCACCGCCGAGACTGCCGCCCACTCGATCGGAACACTTGACCTCAGGAACGCGGACAGCTTCACCGCCTACCTGAACATCCTGGGGTTGGGTATCGGCCCTGCCACGGCCACGGCCCAGGGGCAGGCGGGCGGCGAAATGTGGCTCGCCGACCTCAATTACATCAACGCCACGGCCATCACCCTGGCGCACTCGGTCTCCGTGGGACTCGGTGCCCAGCACTCCAAGCTCCATCTCGGCGCCAACAACACAATCCTCACCGACACGTTCACCATCGGCGGCAGCAAGGGCCAGGGCACGGTGGACTTCATGGCGCCCGGCAGCGTGCTCAACCTCGGCACGTCCGGCCAGCGAGCCGATGTGTTCGTCGCCAACCAGACGGTCGGCACCGGCGGCGGCAGCACGGGCACTCTCGACCTCAGGAACGGGACCTTCAACGCTTGGATTGACGAGTGGGTCATTGCCAGCAAGCCCAACGATGCCACCGGCACCACCACCGGCACCGTGTGGATGAGCGATGGCCTGGTGGACGCCAACTCCATCGTCCTGGCCCGCCGCACCCAGGCCGGCACGGGCGGCACCATCAACGGCATCTTCAACTTCCTCGGGGGTTACATCACGGCCGGCACCATCACGAAGAGCCCGGTCAACGTCAACAAGGCCGGCGAGACCGTCGCCTTCAACTGGTTGGGCGGCAAGCTCAACGTCGGCACGTTCGGCAACGCGGTGCAGGCATTCAACCTGCTCAACACCGGCACGGGCATCCTCTCGCCGGCCGGCCCCGGCGTCGTCGGCACGACCACCGTCTATGGCAACTACGTGCAAGGCGCGGGCGCCGAATTCGAGATTGACGTCATGGGGCTGTTGGCCGGCCAGTACGATGTCCTGAACGTCCTCGGGGTCGGCACCGTGGATGGCTTGCTGAACCTCCATTTCCCCAGCGGGTACATGCCCATGGTGGGCGATTACTTCGACGTGATGTTCGCCACAGGCGGGATCACAAACCTGGGCGTGGACGCCTACAGCAACGTCGGCCTCTTCGAGGCGAGAGTGGTACCGGGGCCGTCGGGCGGCGAGTTCCTGCGGCTCACCTTTGTGCCCGAGCCGGCCACCCTGGCGGTGCTCGGTCTCGGCGCGCTCGCCATCGCGCGCCGTCGTCGCCACCAGGCCCGTTGA
- a CDS encoding flavodoxin family protein: MATIRILGIAGSPRKGGNTDTLLREALRGAADTGAATEFLAARSLRMRPCIECDRCQTTGHCVVQDNALAVHEKLLATDHLIFATPIFFAAVSAQAKVLIDRCQCFWSLKYVMRKPLFDPPRLGRRGLWLACCGFDKRWMFDGPRRTMKALFNVLEFEWAGELCYKHIDARGDIQKHPTALADAYAAGRALATGQPIRSTPSLPSAS; this comes from the coding sequence GTGGCCACCATCCGCATCCTGGGCATCGCGGGCAGCCCCCGCAAGGGGGGCAACACCGACACGCTCCTCCGGGAGGCGCTGCGCGGGGCGGCGGACACCGGGGCCGCGACGGAGTTCCTGGCGGCGCGCTCCCTGCGGATGCGACCCTGCATCGAGTGCGACCGCTGCCAGACGACGGGCCATTGTGTGGTGCAGGACAACGCCCTGGCCGTCCACGAGAAGCTCCTCGCCACGGACCACCTGATCTTCGCCACGCCGATCTTCTTCGCCGCCGTCTCCGCCCAGGCCAAGGTGCTCATTGATCGCTGCCAGTGCTTCTGGTCGCTCAAGTACGTCATGAGGAAGCCCCTTTTCGACCCGCCTCGCCTGGGGCGCAGGGGCCTCTGGCTCGCCTGCTGCGGCTTCGACAAGCGCTGGATGTTCGACGGCCCCCGCCGCACAATGAAGGCTCTCTTCAACGTCCTCGAATTCGAGTGGGCTGGCGAGCTGTGCTACAAGCACATTGACGCGCGGGGCGACATCCAGAAGCACCCCACGGCGCTCGCCGACGCCTACGCGGCTGGCCGCGCTCTGGCTACGGGGCAACCCATCCGCTCCACTCCCTCCCTGCCCTCGGCCTCATAG
- a CDS encoding Gfo/Idh/MocA family oxidoreductase, with the protein MAALKTVRVGIIGPGGAGRWRVRELIKESAAQIVAGADTNPDCLDKLDAEVGKPVQRFLGPNGYQKMIDTCELDAVGVFSPHTLHFPHAMYALEHGLHVLIEKPMVCGVGNAIASAKLAARKKLVYMITYQRHFEAKYVKARELIRGGEIGEVKSFYVYMAQDWPSPRIGWRGDPKFSGGGQLNDSGSHYQDILLYMTGLMPRSVEGAYDMLYRGERAKVETNGSFCVTLTNGAAGRLIIIGDYIRGFTDDVRILGDKGMISMSTADNLITLAREGKDTIKIEAKLPPDYPPNPPSNFIRLITGQVKENHVPALFGAQVALLTDGMLLSGKTRKVADCAAILKKAGYGYRDLAIKG; encoded by the coding sequence GTGGCTGCGCTCAAGACCGTGCGTGTGGGCATCATCGGCCCAGGCGGCGCGGGACGCTGGCGCGTGCGTGAACTCATCAAGGAGTCCGCCGCCCAGATCGTCGCCGGCGCCGACACGAACCCCGATTGCCTCGACAAGCTGGACGCCGAGGTCGGCAAGCCCGTCCAGCGCTTCCTCGGCCCCAACGGCTACCAGAAGATGATTGACACGTGCGAGCTCGACGCCGTGGGCGTCTTCTCGCCCCACACGTTGCACTTCCCCCACGCGATGTACGCCCTGGAACACGGCCTCCACGTGCTCATCGAGAAGCCCATGGTCTGCGGCGTCGGCAACGCCATCGCCTCGGCCAAGCTCGCCGCCAGGAAGAAGCTGGTCTACATGATCACCTACCAGCGCCACTTCGAGGCCAAGTATGTGAAGGCCCGCGAGCTGATCCGCGGCGGCGAGATCGGCGAGGTCAAGAGCTTTTATGTGTACATGGCCCAGGACTGGCCCAGCCCGCGGATCGGCTGGCGCGGCGACCCGAAGTTCTCCGGCGGCGGCCAGCTCAACGACTCGGGCTCGCACTACCAGGACATCCTGCTCTACATGACTGGCCTGATGCCCAGGAGCGTCGAGGGCGCCTACGACATGCTCTACCGCGGCGAGCGGGCGAAGGTCGAGACCAACGGCTCCTTCTGCGTCACCCTCACCAACGGCGCCGCCGGCCGCCTCATCATCATCGGCGACTATATCCGCGGCTTCACCGACGACGTCCGCATCCTCGGCGACAAGGGCATGATCTCGATGTCCACCGCCGATAATCTGATCACCCTCGCCCGCGAGGGCAAGGACACCATCAAGATCGAGGCCAAGCTGCCGCCCGACTACCCCCCGAACCCGCCGTCCAACTTCATCCGCCTCATCACGGGGCAGGTCAAGGAGAACCACGTCCCCGCCCTCTTCGGCGCCCAGGTCGCCCTGCTGACCGACGGCATGCTCCTCAGCGGCAAGACCCGCAAGGTCGCCGACTGCGCGGCCATCCTTAAGAAGGCCGGCTACGGCTATAGGGACCTCGCCATCAAGGGCTGA
- the pilM gene encoding type IV pilus assembly protein PilM, translating into MAQKIAWGIDIGESAVKAVKVRRAGDTVIVQEYHTVACESRAGEAQAADREFRVRNALTELQYQADLKSAATAVSLPGRDVFPRFIPLPPVEKKRIPEIVRYEARTQMPFPIEEVIWDYQPISGMDAPGEEVEVAFFAVRKATAYSFLTNLRLAHVVPNLVEITPLALFNFLAYDRTLESGTVVIDVGAANTDLVIVDGERFWTRSVAISGNDISRALQEKYQISFEEAENLKRKAAGSKQAEKIFGAMRPIVDDLIGEIQRSIGYYKAQARNVRIERVVLLGNSFKLPQLVDYFRKNLDYEVSVLDRLNRVRVASGLDSEKFEAELPSYAVALGLGIQALGLGRVNIDLMPRDLVRERLLRAKIPYAAVALVLLAMPLLVGYQSASREVARCNDEISPIEQETKRYQDLLAKEQEAADLGRLATDLNMLTTLGPGRSEWAEFVSDLNQAVNRLEREPFRLNSVRQISATEAAGMATATSDSLGKVGGRVIDEKSIDYLTIEVRFEKDTAFTADDVRRLRALLEEQRPRVIAVEGRQQEERAEVAERRRGGETAATGAASRPAASGWSYTFWVTYRSRPGALQGGSQTPTAPKAAPQAPPPKRPVKRPAKRADDLKRID; encoded by the coding sequence TTGGCTCAGAAGATCGCCTGGGGCATTGATATTGGGGAATCCGCTGTCAAGGCGGTGAAGGTCCGCAGAGCCGGCGACACGGTGATCGTGCAGGAGTACCACACGGTCGCGTGCGAATCGCGGGCGGGGGAGGCTCAGGCGGCGGACAGGGAGTTCCGGGTCCGCAACGCACTCACCGAACTCCAGTACCAGGCCGACCTCAAGAGTGCGGCGACGGCGGTCTCGCTCCCGGGGCGCGATGTGTTCCCCCGCTTTATCCCGTTGCCCCCCGTCGAGAAGAAGCGCATCCCCGAGATCGTGCGCTACGAGGCCCGCACCCAGATGCCCTTCCCGATCGAGGAGGTCATCTGGGACTACCAGCCGATCTCGGGCATGGACGCGCCCGGCGAGGAGGTCGAGGTGGCCTTCTTCGCCGTGCGCAAGGCCACGGCCTACAGCTTCCTCACCAACCTGCGGCTGGCCCACGTGGTCCCCAACCTCGTGGAGATCACGCCCCTCGCCCTCTTCAACTTCCTCGCCTACGACCGCACGCTCGAGAGCGGCACCGTGGTCATTGACGTGGGGGCGGCCAACACCGACCTGGTGATTGTGGACGGCGAGCGCTTCTGGACCCGCAGCGTGGCCATCTCGGGCAACGACATCTCGCGCGCTCTCCAGGAGAAGTACCAGATCTCCTTTGAGGAGGCCGAAAACCTCAAGCGCAAGGCGGCCGGCTCGAAGCAGGCCGAGAAGATCTTCGGCGCCATGCGGCCCATCGTGGACGACCTGATCGGCGAAATCCAACGCTCGATCGGTTACTACAAGGCCCAGGCGCGCAATGTCCGCATCGAGCGCGTCGTCCTCCTCGGCAACTCCTTCAAGCTCCCGCAACTGGTGGACTACTTCCGCAAGAACCTCGACTACGAAGTCAGCGTGCTCGACCGGCTGAACCGCGTGCGGGTGGCCAGCGGGCTGGACTCGGAGAAGTTCGAGGCCGAGCTGCCCAGCTACGCGGTGGCCCTGGGGCTGGGCATCCAGGCCCTTGGCCTCGGCCGGGTCAACATAGACCTGATGCCGCGCGACCTCGTGCGCGAGCGCCTGCTGCGCGCGAAGATCCCCTACGCCGCCGTGGCGCTCGTGCTCCTGGCCATGCCGCTCCTGGTCGGCTACCAGTCGGCTTCCCGCGAAGTGGCCCGGTGCAATGACGAGATCAGCCCAATCGAGCAGGAGACCAAGCGGTACCAGGACCTCCTGGCCAAGGAGCAGGAAGCCGCGGATCTCGGCCGACTCGCAACCGACCTGAACATGCTGACGACCCTGGGCCCGGGGCGCAGCGAGTGGGCGGAGTTCGTCAGTGACCTCAACCAGGCCGTGAACCGCCTGGAGCGCGAGCCGTTCCGCCTGAACAGCGTGCGCCAGATCTCCGCGACCGAGGCCGCGGGCATGGCCACCGCCACGTCGGACAGCCTGGGAAAGGTGGGCGGACGCGTGATTGACGAGAAGTCCATTGACTATCTCACAATCGAGGTCCGCTTCGAGAAAGATACCGCCTTCACCGCCGACGATGTGCGGCGGCTCCGCGCCCTGCTCGAGGAGCAGCGCCCGCGCGTGATCGCGGTCGAGGGACGCCAGCAGGAAGAGCGCGCCGAGGTGGCCGAGCGTCGGCGAGGCGGCGAGACCGCGGCCACGGGCGCGGCCAGCCGCCCGGCCGCCTCGGGCTGGTCCTACACCTTCTGGGTGACATACCGGTCGCGCCCGGGTGCGCTGCAAGGCGGTTCCCAGACGCCCACGGCGCCCAAGGCCGCGCCCCAGGCGCCGCCGCCGAAGCGGCCCGTGAAGCGGCCCGCCAAGAGGGCCGACGACCTGAAGCGGATCGACTGA
- a CDS encoding PEP-CTERM sorting domain-containing protein (PEP-CTERM proteins occur, often in large numbers, in the proteomes of bacteria that also encode an exosortase, a predicted intramembrane cysteine proteinase. The presence of a PEP-CTERM domain at a protein's C-terminus predicts cleavage within the sorting domain, followed by covalent anchoring to some some component of the (usually Gram-negative) cell surface. Many PEP-CTERM proteins exhibit an unusual sequence composition that includes large numbers of potential glycosylation sites. Expression of one such protein has been shown restore the ability of a bacterium to form floc, a type of biofilm.), with protein MRRHPIRKPLIALGLLHLAIGASAAVIDWTAGGGAGNQNWSAAANWTGVNTPPLSTDQVRFLSSGAAGAAGTVTNIADAPFGGVIGGIEFLNPTGSFHTTSIAGTLQVNGDLIVNRNQLTSVVANFTGGALSVGSLASRGNIHVGYAPTGDPSATVAGTLDLSGLTQFSATLTDFNIGVRLLSGANDPDAQGTVVLAPTNTIDATSIMVSYTGMFGVAPPQSTLTLGASNTIKADTFTVAGVRGTGQVTLPAGGTLNLRGSSGAAADLLIGYNNSNTGYPAVGTMDVSAGTFNATLDDLVIGFHTSKSGGSGTGTLTFRAGTVNTNTLTLGLAGTHPVDGAGRGAGTLNLQGGIFNVAGDVTLASGTAASTGTISFPSANNVTPAPVLNVAGNVVDGVGVSTFNLQMGTANIAGSFAVDDLYVGIDSRDAAKTALLDVNGTDVVIGSPSRRATVYVGRRTVSSLPVTRGIADFRDATNLTAYIGNLYIGSVTTGGTPDSAAYGTVYLADNNYIDATTIYMAQSPNAGLTGDSSRLVFGGGTNTVLAGTFTVGRQKGNAQVTIEPGGVLNLGTSAARTALQVGYNVAINTGTVTTSSFDMTGGSLNAWLGNVIIGHKSGGGAGSATGIFTTGTTGTINALSILLGDSQEGTSQRATGIFNFNGGDLYAGSIAKGQYSTASTAFNWNAGALHVGSFGTASVPFNLVNANIGILAPGAPVGQTDIFGTYTQSQTAQLAIDLAGYAQGSTYDYVTATGAATIDGILHVSSILGFLPNVLDTFDVFRAASITLGNSFQVTDDLGGWFLHEIINAPGGGAQILRLTYVPEPATLGLLGLGLAALPRRRRRA; from the coding sequence ATGCGACGACACCCCATCCGCAAGCCGCTGATCGCGCTGGGATTGCTGCACCTCGCCATCGGAGCCTCCGCCGCGGTGATTGACTGGACCGCGGGCGGCGGGGCGGGCAACCAGAACTGGAGTGCCGCCGCCAACTGGACGGGGGTCAACACCCCGCCGCTGAGCACCGACCAGGTGCGGTTCCTCAGTTCGGGCGCGGCGGGCGCCGCCGGCACAGTGACGAACATCGCCGATGCCCCCTTTGGCGGCGTGATCGGCGGCATCGAGTTCCTAAACCCCACGGGCAGCTTCCACACCACCAGCATCGCAGGCACCCTCCAGGTCAACGGCGACCTGATCGTCAACCGCAACCAGCTCACCAGCGTCGTCGCCAACTTCACGGGCGGCGCGCTGAGCGTCGGCTCGCTGGCCTCGCGCGGCAACATCCACGTCGGTTACGCCCCAACCGGCGACCCGTCGGCCACGGTGGCCGGCACCCTCGACCTCAGCGGCCTCACCCAATTCAGCGCCACCCTCACTGATTTCAACATCGGCGTGCGCCTGCTCTCGGGCGCCAACGACCCCGACGCGCAAGGGACCGTGGTGCTCGCCCCGACCAACACGATTGACGCCACGAGCATCATGGTCTCCTACACGGGCATGTTCGGCGTCGCGCCGCCCCAGAGCACCCTCACCCTGGGCGCCAGCAACACGATCAAGGCCGACACCTTCACCGTGGCCGGCGTGCGGGGAACGGGGCAGGTGACGCTGCCCGCAGGCGGCACGTTGAACCTCAGGGGGTCCAGCGGCGCCGCGGCCGACCTCCTGATCGGCTATAACAACTCGAACACGGGGTATCCGGCCGTCGGCACGATGGACGTTTCGGCCGGCACTTTCAACGCCACTCTCGACGACCTCGTCATTGGCTTCCACACCAGCAAGAGCGGCGGCAGCGGCACCGGCACCCTCACCTTCCGCGCCGGCACGGTCAACACCAACACGCTGACGCTCGGCCTGGCCGGCACCCATCCCGTGGACGGCGCCGGCCGGGGCGCCGGCACGCTGAACCTCCAGGGCGGCATCTTCAATGTCGCAGGCGATGTGACTCTGGCCTCGGGCACCGCGGCCAGCACGGGGACGATCAGCTTCCCCTCGGCCAATAACGTCACGCCCGCGCCGGTCCTGAATGTCGCGGGCAACGTGGTGGACGGCGTGGGCGTGAGCACCTTCAACCTCCAAATGGGCACCGCCAACATCGCAGGCAGCTTCGCTGTTGACGACCTCTACGTCGGCATTGATTCCCGCGATGCCGCAAAGACCGCCCTCCTCGACGTCAACGGCACGGACGTCGTGATTGGCTCGCCGTCCCGCAGGGCCACGGTCTACGTCGGCCGCCGCACGGTATCGAGCCTGCCCGTGACACGCGGCATCGCCGACTTCCGCGACGCGACGAACTTGACCGCCTACATCGGCAACCTGTACATCGGCTCGGTCACCACCGGCGGCACCCCCGACAGCGCCGCCTACGGCACGGTCTATCTGGCGGACAACAATTACATTGACGCGACCACGATCTACATGGCGCAGTCGCCCAATGCCGGCCTCACGGGCGACAGCAGCCGCCTCGTCTTCGGCGGCGGCACCAACACGGTGCTGGCGGGCACCTTCACCGTCGGCCGCCAGAAGGGGAACGCCCAGGTCACCATCGAGCCGGGCGGCGTTCTCAACCTCGGCACCTCGGCCGCCCGCACCGCCCTCCAGGTCGGCTACAACGTGGCCATCAACACCGGCACCGTCACCACCTCGTCGTTCGACATGACCGGCGGCTCGCTCAACGCCTGGCTGGGCAACGTCATCATCGGGCACAAGAGCGGCGGCGGCGCCGGCTCGGCCACCGGCATCTTCACGACGGGCACCACTGGAACCATCAACGCCCTCTCCATCCTCCTGGGCGACAGCCAGGAGGGCACCAGCCAGCGGGCCACGGGCATCTTCAACTTCAACGGCGGCGACCTCTACGCCGGCTCCATCGCCAAGGGGCAGTACAGCACGGCCTCCACCGCCTTCAACTGGAACGCGGGCGCCCTCCACGTGGGCTCGTTCGGCACGGCCTCGGTGCCCTTCAACCTCGTCAACGCCAATATCGGCATCCTGGCGCCCGGCGCGCCCGTCGGCCAGACCGACATCTTCGGCACCTACACCCAGAGCCAGACGGCGCAGTTGGCCATTGACCTCGCGGGCTACGCGCAGGGCTCGACCTACGACTACGTGACGGCCACGGGCGCGGCGACCATTGACGGCATCCTCCACGTCAGCTCCATTCTGGGCTTCCTGCCCAACGTCCTCGACACATTCGACGTCTTTCGCGCCGCCAGCATCACGCTGGGCAACAGCTTCCAGGTCACCGACGACCTGGGCGGCTGGTTCCTGCACGAGATCATCAACGCCCCCGGCGGGGGTGCGCAGATTCTCCGCCTGACCTATGTGCCGGAGCCGGCCACGCTGGGTCTCCTCGGCTTGGGCCTCGCCGCGCTCCCCCGGCGACGGCGCCGCGCTTGA
- a CDS encoding ferritin family protein, with translation MAEADALQYAIQLERDGLAFYTEAAAKTKNPLGKRMFEGLAADERRHEAVLVGIAQKMHVPLEGDMPKRRLVTLFAELGPALKTELGADASDTKAVEKALEMEKAAIVLYEKQAKAAQDARTRALYERLVSEEHQHADILQNCLAYLNRTGQWFLWEEKALLD, from the coding sequence ATGGCAGAGGCAGATGCCCTTCAGTACGCGATCCAGTTGGAGCGCGACGGCTTGGCCTTCTACACCGAGGCCGCCGCGAAGACGAAGAACCCTCTCGGCAAGCGGATGTTCGAGGGGTTGGCGGCCGACGAGCGGCGGCACGAGGCCGTGCTCGTGGGGATCGCCCAGAAGATGCATGTGCCACTCGAGGGCGACATGCCCAAGCGACGCCTCGTGACGCTGTTCGCGGAACTTGGGCCTGCCCTGAAGACTGAGCTTGGCGCCGACGCGAGCGACACCAAAGCCGTCGAGAAGGCCCTGGAGATGGAGAAGGCAGCCATCGTGCTCTACGAGAAGCAGGCGAAGGCCGCCCAGGATGCCAGGACTCGCGCCCTTTACGAACGCCTCGTGAGCGAAGAACACCAGCACGCCGACATCCTCCAGAACTGCCTGGCCTACCTGAACCGGACGGGCCAGTGGTTCCTCTGGGAGGAGAAGGCGCTGCTCGACTAG
- a CDS encoding M55 family metallopeptidase: MKVYICTDLEGISGVTHWDQTREMTTAAYQHARHLLTREVNACVQGCLEWNVAEPKQIVVMDGHGGGFNFVPDELHPEATYVTGPNRPTMLPGLDESFDAAILLGYHAMAGTPQAVLAHTQSSKAGCRYWYNGRESGEIAQSALVCGHFGVPVVMVTGDEAACAEAKAFLGEAVTTVAVKKGISITCCEMVAPQRAWELIRKAAAEALSRVAQCKPYTTGLPIHARLRYLTAEIADTAGCRLSKRVDATTYERTIESPLDIVRF, from the coding sequence ATGAAGGTCTACATCTGCACCGACCTCGAAGGCATCAGCGGCGTGACCCACTGGGACCAGACCCGTGAGATGACCACTGCCGCCTACCAGCATGCCCGCCACCTGCTCACCCGCGAGGTCAATGCCTGCGTCCAGGGCTGCCTCGAGTGGAACGTGGCCGAGCCGAAGCAGATTGTCGTGATGGACGGCCACGGCGGCGGGTTCAATTTCGTGCCCGACGAGTTGCACCCCGAGGCGACCTACGTGACCGGCCCCAACCGCCCGACCATGCTGCCGGGCCTCGACGAGTCGTTCGACGCGGCGATCCTCCTCGGCTACCACGCCATGGCCGGCACGCCGCAGGCCGTGCTCGCGCACACCCAGTCGTCCAAGGCTGGCTGCCGCTACTGGTACAACGGCCGCGAGAGCGGCGAGATCGCCCAGAGCGCCCTCGTGTGCGGGCATTTCGGCGTGCCCGTGGTGATGGTCACCGGCGACGAGGCCGCCTGTGCCGAGGCCAAGGCGTTTCTGGGGGAGGCGGTCACGACGGTGGCCGTCAAGAAGGGCATCAGCATCACCTGCTGCGAGATGGTCGCCCCGCAACGCGCCTGGGAACTGATCCGCAAGGCCGCGGCCGAGGCCCTCAGCCGTGTCGCCCAGTGCAAGCCCTACACCACGGGGCTGCCCATCCACGCCCGCCTCCGCTACCTCACCGCCGAGATCGCCGACACCGCCGGCTGCCGCCTCTCGAAGCGGGTAGACGCCACCACCTACGAGCGAACCATCGAGAGTCCGCTCGACATCGTGCGCTTCTGA